Proteins from a single region of candidate division KSB1 bacterium:
- a CDS encoding formamidopyrimidine-DNA glycosylase: MPEYPDITIYIERLKAIVLGQPIENIRFANPFFLHSVDPQIDSIKNERVQGFERIGKRIVFVFPNEYFLVLHLMIAGRLFWKQKGFKIPPKRGLAALDFANGSLLITEAGTKKRASMYLAKGLAHLEYFDAGGLEIFTASFDNFHNRLQAENHTLKRALTDPRLFSGIGNAYSDEILHCAKLSPVLQTKRMSLQQIKLLHEATISTLEKWTKILRDEAGDRFPENVTAFRKDMAVHGKFGKPCPVCGKQIQRIRFASNETNYCPNCQTEGKLLADRSLSRLLKKDWPRTIEELEESKHKKI; encoded by the coding sequence ATGCCGGAATATCCAGACATAACAATTTACATCGAACGTCTCAAAGCGATTGTCCTGGGACAACCCATTGAGAATATCAGATTCGCCAATCCGTTTTTCCTGCACAGTGTGGACCCGCAAATTGATTCGATAAAGAATGAAAGAGTCCAGGGGTTCGAGCGAATTGGTAAACGCATTGTGTTTGTTTTTCCAAATGAGTATTTTCTTGTGCTACATTTAATGATCGCAGGTCGATTGTTTTGGAAACAGAAAGGATTCAAAATTCCTCCAAAACGAGGATTGGCTGCATTGGATTTTGCAAATGGTTCGCTGCTGATTACGGAAGCTGGTACAAAGAAACGTGCATCGATGTACCTGGCGAAAGGTTTGGCTCATCTTGAGTACTTTGATGCCGGTGGTTTGGAAATATTCACTGCATCATTCGATAATTTTCACAATAGGTTACAGGCGGAAAATCATACGCTTAAGCGAGCCCTTACAGATCCAAGGTTATTTAGCGGAATTGGTAATGCCTACTCGGATGAAATTCTTCATTGTGCAAAATTATCGCCGGTTCTTCAAACAAAGCGGATGTCTTTGCAGCAGATCAAACTACTTCACGAAGCTACCATTAGTACTCTCGAAAAATGGACAAAAATATTACGGGATGAGGCAGGAGATAGATTCCCGGAAAATGTGACAGCCTTTAGAAAAGATATGGCCGTTCATGGCAAATTTGGCAAACCTTGTCCTGTTTGCGGCAAGCAAATTCAGCGTATACGCTTTGCCAGTAACGAGACTAATTATTGTCCAAATTGCCAGACTGAAGGGAAACTATTGGCGGACCGGTCGTTATCCCGTTTGTTGAAAAAAGATTGGCCACGCACCATTGAAGAGCTTGAAGAAAGCAAACATAAGAAGATATGA
- a CDS encoding redoxin domain-containing protein, translating into MRNDLQPGSLFPDFSLPDTKKEMVTLSEFMEGMPTVITFNRGNYCPKDRRQLFNYATDFQPELSVNYCKLLTVTTEPRLESIEMRNGVGALWPFLSDQEGKHLQELDIADESEHRHGPVFIPTTFILNGDRTIYKIYNGWWYVGRPTVEELRMDLRTILSQQPGWEYHKDWGMGSEKFLK; encoded by the coding sequence ATGAGAAACGATTTACAGCCAGGTAGCCTATTCCCGGATTTCAGTTTACCGGACACCAAAAAAGAGATGGTGACCTTGAGTGAGTTTATGGAAGGAATGCCCACGGTTATTACTTTCAATCGAGGCAACTATTGTCCCAAAGATCGCCGTCAATTGTTCAATTATGCAACAGACTTTCAACCCGAACTGTCAGTGAACTATTGTAAACTGCTGACCGTCACCACAGAACCTCGTCTGGAGAGTATTGAGATGCGGAATGGGGTTGGAGCCCTCTGGCCCTTCTTAAGTGATCAGGAAGGTAAGCATTTACAAGAGCTGGATATTGCTGATGAGAGTGAGCATCGGCATGGCCCTGTGTTCATTCCCACCACTTTTATCTTGAATGGAGATCGTACCATCTATAAAATTTATAATGGCTGGTGGTATGTGGGGCGTCCTACAGTTGAAGAGCTGCGGATGGACCTCCGTACCATCCTCTCCCAACAACCCGGTTGGGAATATCATAAAGATTGGGGAATGGGATCGGAGAAGTTTTTGAAATAA
- a CDS encoding YjbQ family protein — protein MLKEIQVNTNQQVEFVKITSQIQSLIDENNIKEEICHIFVPHTTAGITINEGADPDVVSDMTQELNKIVPFKDNYRHLEGNSAAHIKASMMGSSVSVLIQNGKLQLGTWQAIFFCEFDGPRSRRVWIKF, from the coding sequence TTGCTTAAAGAAATTCAGGTAAATACTAACCAACAGGTAGAATTTGTAAAAATCACTTCTCAAATACAAAGTTTAATCGACGAGAACAATATAAAAGAAGAGATATGCCATATTTTTGTTCCTCACACAACAGCCGGGATCACTATTAATGAAGGCGCAGATCCTGATGTTGTTTCTGATATGACACAAGAACTAAACAAAATCGTGCCCTTCAAGGATAACTATCGACATCTTGAAGGGAATTCGGCCGCCCACATCAAAGCCAGTATGATGGGTTCGTCCGTTTCGGTTTTAATTCAAAATGGAAAATTGCAATTAGGCACATGGCAGGCAATTTTCTTTTGTGAATTTGACGGACCGAGAAGCCGAAGGGTTTGGATTAAGTTTTGA
- a CDS encoding dihydrodipicolinate reductase: protein MANSIRVIQYGLGPIGCATAQYIIEHRGLELVGGVDIDSNKIERDIGHVIGITKTLGLSIKKTIGEVLADTTADVVMQTTNSYFDLFKTQIIDILEAGLDIVSTSEELSFPWIANKKNGEEIDAVAKRVGKTVLGTGVNPGFLMDALPLNLTSICQQVDHISATRNVNASERRGPFQKKIGSGMSVDEFMDKMDEGRMGHVGLPESVGMIFDTFGKNLKNYEASVEPVVAEKLTKTDFFEVEPGKVKGLKQVARGYTEDEEFVKLTFIAALDYDHGGDVIKITGKPNLEVNLKGTNGDIATAAIAVNAIKRVHPAAPGLVTMRDLPIVHAG from the coding sequence ATGGCGAATTCTATTCGGGTTATCCAATACGGACTTGGACCCATTGGCTGTGCTACGGCGCAATATATAATCGAACACCGGGGCTTGGAACTCGTTGGTGGTGTGGATATCGATTCGAACAAAATCGAACGAGATATTGGGCATGTTATTGGCATTACAAAAACTTTGGGATTGTCGATCAAAAAAACCATTGGTGAGGTTCTTGCAGACACCACTGCAGATGTTGTTATGCAAACAACCAACTCTTATTTTGATTTATTCAAAACTCAGATTATTGATATTTTAGAAGCTGGGTTAGATATCGTATCTACTTCAGAAGAGCTTTCTTTTCCGTGGATTGCCAATAAAAAAAACGGTGAAGAGATCGATGCTGTGGCTAAACGAGTTGGAAAGACTGTCCTGGGTACCGGTGTTAATCCTGGTTTTTTGATGGATGCACTTCCTTTGAATCTCACTTCAATTTGCCAGCAAGTAGACCATATTTCAGCAACACGAAATGTTAACGCATCAGAGCGGAGGGGACCTTTCCAGAAAAAAATTGGTTCTGGGATGAGTGTGGATGAATTTATGGATAAAATGGACGAAGGACGCATGGGTCATGTAGGTTTACCGGAATCCGTCGGGATGATATTTGATACTTTTGGAAAAAACCTGAAAAATTACGAAGCCAGTGTCGAACCGGTCGTTGCTGAAAAGTTAACCAAAACCGATTTTTTTGAAGTCGAACCAGGAAAAGTAAAAGGATTGAAGCAGGTTGCGCGAGGGTACACGGAAGATGAAGAATTCGTTAAGCTAACCTTTATTGCTGCCCTTGATTATGACCATGGTGGCGATGTTATCAAAATAACCGGCAAGCCCAATCTGGAAGTCAATTTAAAAGGCACGAATGGCGACATTGCAACGGCAGCGATTGCAGTGAATGCAATCAAAAGAGTGCATCCGGCGGCGCCCGGCCTGGTAACGATGCGGGATTTACCCATTGTCCATGCGGGTTAG